The Lactuca sativa cultivar Salinas chromosome 2, Lsat_Salinas_v11, whole genome shotgun sequence genome includes a window with the following:
- the LOC111917440 gene encoding serine carboxypeptidase-like 51 encodes MKMVSMKYLCVLVLCIFGFLSLVTSIGNSSGGTADGSETWGYVDVRPGAHMFWWLYKSPNKPKHSTKPWPTILWLQGGPGGSGVGFGNFGELGPLDVDLKPRKSTWLQKADLLFVDSPVGTGYSYVDNDNLFVTTDVEAAIDVTTLLKAIYNGNQTTIMSPLYIFAESYGGKFAVTLALAALQAIETGELKLQLGGVALGDSWISPEDFVFSWGPLLKDVSRIDDVGLNKSNSLALKIQQQIADDQFAKATDTWGDLEDVILDSSNGVDFYNFMLDGENDPTSLTTKSSRRFGKKPYAMVSEANGNDLDSVMNGPIRQKLKIIPTNVKWGGQSDGVFLAMEGDFMRPRIAEVDELLSKGVNVTVYNGQIDLICATKGTEAWINKLKWDGLSTYLNLARTPLYCGEDKSTTKGFFKSYENFAFYWILGAGHFVPVDQPCVSLEMVGSVVNTPSV; translated from the exons ATGAAGATGGTCTCCATGAAATATCTTTGTGTTCTTGTTCTATGTATTTTTGGTTTCCTATCTTTGGTTACTTCCATTGGGAATAGTTCCGGAGGGACCGCCGATGGTTCGGAAACATGGGGATATGTTGATGTCCGACCTG GTGCACatatgttttggtggttgtataAGAGTCCTAATAAACCCAAACATTCAACCAAACCATGGCCTACAATTCTGTGGCTCCAAGGAGGCCCT GGTGGTTCGGGTGTTGGTTTTGGAAATTTTGGAGAACTCGGACCCTTAGATGTTGATTTGAAGCCAAGAAAATCAACATGGCTTCAGAAAGCAGATCTCTTGTTTGTG GATAGCCCAGTTGGGACTGGGTATAGTTATGTGGATAACGATAACTTGTTTGTCACAACTGATGTTGAAGCAGCAATAGATGTAACAACATTGTTGAAAGCGATCTACAATGGAAACCAGACCACTATAATGTCTCCACTTTATATTTTCGCAGAATCTTATGGAGGTAAATTCGCAGTGACCCTTGCACTTGCTGCTCTACAAGCTATAGAAACGGGGGAACTTAAGCTTCAACTTGGAG GTGTTGCGTTGGGCGATAGTTGGATTTCTCCCGAAGATTTCGTG TTTTCATGGGGTCCGTTACTTAAAGACGTGTCAAGGATTGATGATGTTGGTTTGAATAAATCGAATAG CTTAGCTCTAAAGATTCAGCAGCAGATAGCAGACGATCAGTTTGCAAAGGCAACAGACACATGGGGGGATCTCGAGGATGTTATCCTTGATAGCAGCAATGGTGTG GACTTCTACAACTTCATGTTGGATGGGGAAAATGATCCAACTTCGCTGacaacaaaatcatcaagacgATTTGGAAAGAAGCCTTATGCCATGGTCTCCGAAGCCAATGGAAATGATCTGGATTCCGTCATGAATGGTCCAATTAGACAGAAGCTCAAAATCATTCCCACTAACGTGAA ATGGGGAGGACAAAGTGATGGTGTGTTTCTAGCCATGGAAGGAGACTTCATGAGACCAAGAATCGCGGAG GTTGATGAGCTTTTGTCAAAGGGTGTAAATGTTACTGTATACAACGGACAG ATTGATCTAATATGTGCAACTAAGGGGACAGAAGCATGGATCAATAAACTCAA GTGGGATGGTTTATCGACATACTTGAATCTTGCTCGGACTCCATTATACTGTGGTGAAGATAAGAGCACCACAAAAGGATTCTTTAAGTCATATGAGAACTTTGCCTTCTACTGGATTCTTGGAGCTGGCCATTTT GTTCCGGTTGATCAGCCATGTGTGTCTCTAGAGATGGTGGGTAGTGTCGTGAATACGCCTAGCGTCTAA